A stretch of the Buchananella sp. 14KM1171 genome encodes the following:
- a CDS encoding NAD(P)H-quinone dehydrogenase, giving the protein MSNVAPAPDSPRPSSTRRGSRVVIVGGGPGGYEAALTAARLGASVTLIEERGLGGAAVLTDVVPSKTLIATAEWLTIAERAAHLGLRFAHAATPAAPGMDDVAARAAAPNEAGKAQAGSAQPVANVDLRALNERVRALALEQSADIEATLQRAGVRVLHGRGALLPATGEGGLRTVRATLPDGGYLDCEAEFVLLAVGARPRELPAGRPDGKRILTWAQLYNLEEMPEHLVVIGSGVTGVELASAYQLLGARVTLVSSRPGVLPGQEPEAAALIEQELRERGMQVVTSARAVAVELTEDGEGVAVRLEDGRVLPGSHCLVAVGAVPNTSRLGLENAGVELSPSGHIQVDRVSRTTAFRVYAAGDCTGVLPLASVAAMQGRIAMWHALGDAVAPLDTGDVAATVFTAPEIATVGVQPQQVHEQGLDCFISRLPLPRNPRAKMLGIQTGFLKLVISRRDGLVVGGVIVGPRASELILPVALAVKQHLTAADLAGMINVYPSLSGSIVEAARVVED; this is encoded by the coding sequence ATGAGCAACGTCGCCCCCGCCCCGGATTCTCCCCGCCCCTCCTCCACCCGACGTGGCTCGCGCGTCGTGATCGTGGGCGGTGGGCCCGGCGGCTACGAGGCCGCTTTGACCGCCGCCCGCCTGGGGGCCAGCGTCACCCTGATCGAGGAACGCGGCCTGGGAGGCGCGGCAGTCTTGACCGACGTGGTTCCCTCCAAGACCCTCATCGCCACCGCCGAGTGGCTCACCATCGCAGAACGCGCCGCCCACCTGGGCCTGCGGTTTGCGCACGCCGCTACTCCCGCCGCGCCCGGGATGGACGACGTTGCCGCGCGCGCCGCCGCGCCCAACGAGGCCGGCAAAGCGCAGGCCGGGTCGGCCCAACCGGTGGCGAATGTGGACCTGCGCGCGCTGAATGAGCGGGTGCGGGCGCTGGCGCTGGAGCAGTCTGCGGACATCGAGGCTACGCTGCAGCGAGCCGGGGTGCGGGTGCTGCACGGGCGCGGCGCGCTGCTGCCAGCGACGGGGGAGGGCGGGCTGCGCACGGTGCGCGCCACCCTGCCCGACGGCGGCTACCTGGACTGCGAGGCCGAGTTCGTGCTGCTGGCCGTGGGGGCCAGGCCCCGCGAGCTGCCCGCCGGGCGGCCCGACGGCAAGCGCATCCTGACCTGGGCGCAGCTCTACAACCTGGAGGAGATGCCCGAGCACCTGGTGGTGATCGGTTCCGGCGTGACCGGCGTGGAACTGGCCAGCGCCTACCAACTACTGGGGGCCCGCGTGACGCTGGTGAGCTCCCGGCCCGGCGTGCTGCCGGGGCAGGAACCGGAGGCCGCCGCGCTGATCGAGCAGGAGCTGCGCGAGCGCGGGATGCAGGTGGTCACCTCCGCCCGGGCGGTGGCGGTGGAACTGACCGAGGACGGGGAGGGCGTGGCCGTGCGGCTCGAGGATGGGCGGGTGCTGCCCGGCTCCCACTGCCTGGTGGCCGTGGGAGCCGTACCCAACACCTCCCGGCTGGGCCTGGAGAACGCCGGGGTGGAGCTGAGCCCGTCCGGGCACATCCAGGTGGATCGGGTATCGCGCACCACCGCCTTTCGCGTCTACGCCGCCGGGGACTGCACCGGGGTGCTGCCCTTGGCGTCGGTGGCGGCCATGCAGGGGCGCATCGCCATGTGGCACGCGCTGGGTGACGCGGTCGCCCCGCTGGACACCGGGGACGTTGCCGCCACCGTGTTCACCGCCCCGGAGATCGCCACCGTGGGCGTGCAGCCCCAGCAGGTCCACGAACAGGGGCTGGACTGCTTCATCTCCCGGCTGCCGCTGCCGCGCAATCCGCGTGCCAAGATGCTCGGCATCCAGACCGGCTTCCTGAAGCTGGTCATCTCTCGCCGCGATGGCCTGGTTGTGGGCGGGGTGATCGTGGGGCCGCGCGCCAGCGAACTGATCCTGCCCGTGGCACTCGCGGTAAAGCAGCACCTGACGGCCGCCGACTTGGCGGGCATGATCAACGTCTACCCGTCCCTGTCCGGCTCGATAGTGGAGGCCGCCCGCGTGGTGGAGGACTGA